A window of Bos taurus isolate L1 Dominette 01449 registration number 42190680 breed Hereford chromosome 8, ARS-UCD2.0, whole genome shotgun sequence contains these coding sequences:
- the LOC112447760 gene encoding basic salivary proline-rich protein 4-like: MATPETWDPQPRSSEEVRSAPNAGQALLVRDAWGPGRALVDRPPEVPADARRPPPRPPETGQTPPPPPGILLPPPPRAEGRGSERQRGAKRARDTTEVRGERTGQDSRGTRGEGGLGASPEARRAWGGAWRPRGRPRAADDRLRQTSPGPAAGGDGQASGPAAGSRHPSGRTALETRPEDPRREVRGRGEGSRGRRHGQRRVGWGGGALSTPSPAPNPQTQPQRNVAGRSGRRGTLETPPPGAGQGWRPAGDGGAGGKAEESRLSHPTPTLHAAPHLLARPLIPYHRKGHWARPPARGAPPSRRLFPPYLPIPRRTVGGEADEPGGARLILLMGPRSHFPPEGQSKLFIS; this comes from the exons ATGGCGACCCCTGAGACCTGGGACCCACAGCCTAGGAGCTCAGAGGAGGTGCGCTCCGCCCCCAACGCGGGCCAA GCGCTGCTGGTCCGTGACGCTTGGGGGCCTGGCCGTGCGCTGGTCGACCGCCCCCCGGAGGTCCCCGCCGACGCCAGACGACCACCCCCACGTCCACCCGAAACGGGGcagacccctcccccaccacctg GCATccttctccccccaccaccaAGGGCAGAGGGAAGAGGCTCCGAAAGGCAGCGTGGCGCCAAGCGGGCAagggacacgacagaagtgagaGGCGAGAGAACCGGACAAGACAGCCGCGGGACGCGTGGGGAAGGGGGGCTGGGAGCAAGCCCCGAGGCTCGGAGGGCGTGGGGAGGCGCCTGGCGACCGCGCGGCAGGCCCAGAGCAGCCGACGACCGGCTGAGGCAGACCAGTCCAGGGCCAGCGGCGGGAGGCGACGGGCAAGCAAGCGGCCCCGCGGCGGGGAGCCGCCACCCGTCAGGCCGCACAGCCCTCGAGACGCGACCGGAGGATCCGCGCCGTGAAGTCCGCGGCCGGGGGGAAGGCAGTCGTGGCCGGCGCCACGGGCAAAGGCgcgtggggtggggcgggggcgcgctgagcaccccctcccccgccccgaaCCCTCAGACCCAACCTCAAAGGAACGTGGCGGGGAGGTCGGGCAGAAGAGGGACACTGGAGACGCCGCCACCGGGCGCGGGGCAAGGGTGGCGCCCGGCCGGGGATGGAGGGGCGGGCGGGAAGGCGGAGGAGAGCCGCCTTTCCCACCCGACCCCCACTCTGCACGCCGCCCCCCACCTTCTCGCGCGGCCCCTCATCCCCTACCACCGGAAAGGCCACTGGGCCCGACCGCCCGCCCGGGGCGCGCCGCCTTCCAGACGTTTATTCCCTCCCTACCTTCCCATCCCGCGCCGCACGGTTGGAGGAGAAGCTGACGAGCCGGGCGGGGCGAGGCTG ATTCTTCTGATGGGACCAAGGTCTCACTTCCCTCCAGAGGGACAATCCAAGCTTTTTATCAGCTGA